Proteins from a genomic interval of Quercus lobata isolate SW786 chromosome 11, ValleyOak3.0 Primary Assembly, whole genome shotgun sequence:
- the LOC115967082 gene encoding uncharacterized protein LOC115967082, with product MVICNERSPQRNEKVWTPPPVGFFKINVDGAVPSVDGHSGVGVVIRNWERRVVAAKCLPLLGRIAVEETEAIAMEQGMILAKNMGLERTIFEGDSLQTIQAIEAKEVRSLIGHIVKSCLQYLPSFQEARIRHISREGNKIAHELAQLAKQSAGTGLDFNYTWLD from the exons ATGGTTATATGTAATGAGAGGAG TCCTCAGAGAAATGAGAAAGTATGGACTCCGCCACCTGTGggtttcttcaaaataaatgtGGATGGGGCTGTTCCCTCTGTTGATGGCCATTCTGGAGTGGGTGTTGTAATTAGGAATTGGGAAAGAAGGGTGGTAGCAGCAAAATGTCTTCCTCTATTGGGTCGAATAGCTGTGGAGGAAACAGAAGCTATTGCTATGGAACAAGGAATGATTTTGGCAAAAAACATGGGCTTGGAGAGGACCATTTTTGAAGGGGACTCGTTGCAGACAATTCAAGCTATTGAGGCTAAGGAAGTGAGAAGTTTGATTGGCCACATTGTGAAAAGCTGTCTGCAATATCTTCCTAGCTTCCAGGAGGCAAGAATCAGACATATCAGTAGGGAGGGCAACAAAATAGCCCACGAACTTGCACAGCTTGCAAAACAATCTGCAGGAACAGGTCTGGATTTCAACTATACCTGGCTGGATTGA